From one Lactiplantibacillus paraplantarum genomic stretch:
- a CDS encoding Tex family protein has protein sequence MDNQILTLVDQALTKFKPQQIKAVLGLMDEGNTVPFIARYRKERTGNLDEVEIREIKDNYDRLASLESRKADVMKLIAEQDHLTPALKQAIEQAEKLQDVEDLYLPYKQKRRTKATIAKDAGLEPLAAWLLRFPASGIQEHATQFINEEQDITNTDAALAGAHEILAEAFGDNAGLRNWVRNYTRDRGLLVAKVKPKGKVADEQGVYQQYYDFNSPIKQMVPYRVLAINRGETEKVLKVSIDVDRAGIDRYCHFRFIGQHHGPAVELVEAAYQDAYKRFIGPAIERELRNELSAAANEQAIRVFGDNLYHLLMQAPLKGRVVLGFDPAYRTGCKLAVMDANGKFLDKLVIYPHKPASTAKREAAAGEFKAFLEKYHVEMIAIGNGTASRESEEFVAQVLKTMSRPVYYVIVNEAGASVYSASAKARAEFPELHVEQRSAISIGRRLQDPLAELIKIDPKSVGVGQYQHDVPQKELTTQLDTVIETAVNQVGVNLNTASSELLTHISGLSSTIAQNVITYRDENGEFTSRPQLKKVPRLGPKAYEQAVGFLRIIDGKNVFDNTDIHPESYPAAKALLAAAGLKTADVGTTKAQQLNQLDLAQLATSTGVGELTLKDIISSLQKPGRDVRDTMPAPLLRQDVLKMSDLKPGMQLQGTVRNVVDFGAFVDIGVKQDGLVHVSKLTDKFLKDPRQAVAVGDIVTVWVEEVDEQRQRIALTMIAPAEA, from the coding sequence ATGGATAATCAGATTTTAACGTTAGTTGATCAAGCCCTGACGAAGTTTAAACCGCAACAGATTAAAGCGGTGCTTGGACTCATGGACGAAGGTAACACGGTGCCGTTTATCGCACGGTATCGAAAGGAACGTACCGGTAACTTAGATGAAGTTGAAATTCGCGAAATCAAAGATAACTATGATCGGCTTGCGAGTCTAGAGAGTCGTAAGGCGGATGTGATGAAGTTGATTGCTGAACAGGACCACTTGACGCCGGCTTTAAAGCAAGCCATTGAACAAGCTGAGAAGTTACAAGACGTTGAAGACTTATATTTGCCGTACAAACAAAAGCGGCGGACGAAGGCAACGATTGCTAAGGACGCTGGCTTGGAACCGTTGGCGGCCTGGCTATTGCGTTTTCCAGCAAGTGGTATTCAGGAACACGCAACTCAATTTATTAATGAAGAACAGGACATCACTAACACGGACGCGGCATTAGCTGGCGCACATGAAATCTTGGCCGAGGCTTTTGGTGATAATGCTGGTTTACGGAATTGGGTCCGGAATTATACTCGCGACCGGGGCTTACTAGTCGCAAAAGTTAAACCCAAGGGTAAAGTAGCCGATGAACAAGGTGTTTATCAACAATATTATGATTTTAATAGTCCCATCAAGCAGATGGTGCCGTACCGGGTACTGGCCATCAACCGTGGGGAAACCGAAAAAGTATTGAAAGTCAGCATTGATGTTGATCGTGCGGGAATTGACCGGTATTGTCATTTTCGCTTTATTGGTCAACACCACGGCCCGGCGGTTGAACTAGTAGAAGCCGCTTATCAGGATGCCTACAAACGCTTTATTGGCCCAGCTATCGAACGCGAACTTCGCAACGAGTTGAGTGCGGCTGCCAATGAACAGGCCATCAGAGTCTTTGGCGATAATTTGTACCACTTGTTGATGCAGGCGCCATTAAAGGGCCGCGTGGTCTTAGGGTTTGACCCTGCTTACCGGACGGGGTGTAAATTAGCCGTGATGGACGCGAATGGTAAGTTCTTAGATAAGCTTGTGATTTATCCACACAAACCAGCCTCAACCGCCAAACGGGAAGCTGCTGCGGGTGAGTTTAAAGCCTTTTTGGAGAAGTATCATGTTGAAATGATTGCGATTGGTAACGGGACGGCTTCCCGGGAGTCTGAGGAGTTTGTGGCACAGGTGTTGAAGACGATGAGTCGGCCAGTGTATTATGTCATCGTGAACGAAGCTGGGGCTTCCGTGTACTCTGCTAGTGCTAAGGCGCGCGCTGAATTTCCTGAGCTACACGTTGAACAACGTAGTGCGATCAGCATCGGCCGGCGACTACAAGACCCACTGGCAGAATTGATCAAAATCGATCCGAAGTCAGTCGGAGTCGGGCAATATCAACACGATGTTCCTCAAAAAGAACTGACGACGCAGCTGGATACGGTGATTGAGACCGCGGTTAACCAAGTTGGGGTCAATTTGAATACCGCTAGTTCGGAGCTATTGACGCATATTTCGGGGCTATCCAGCACGATTGCCCAAAATGTGATTACTTATCGGGATGAAAATGGCGAGTTCACGAGCCGACCACAATTGAAAAAAGTGCCGCGGTTGGGACCGAAAGCTTATGAACAAGCGGTCGGCTTCCTGCGAATCATTGACGGCAAGAATGTTTTTGATAACACGGATATTCATCCAGAAAGTTATCCCGCAGCCAAAGCGTTATTGGCAGCGGCTGGATTAAAGACGGCGGACGTTGGGACGACTAAAGCCCAACAGTTGAATCAATTAGATTTAGCGCAACTTGCGACCAGCACCGGTGTCGGTGAACTGACCTTAAAGGATATTATTAGTAGTTTGCAAAAGCCCGGGCGTGATGTTCGTGATACGATGCCCGCACCGTTACTCCGGCAAGACGTTTTAAAGATGAGTGATCTAAAACCAGGAATGCAGCTGCAAGGAACCGTACGCAACGTGGTCGACTTTGGGGCGTTTGTGGATATTGGCGTCAAGCAAGACGGCCTCGTGCACGTCTCCAAACTAACGGATAAATTCTTGAAAGATCCGCGTCAGGCGGTGGCCGTTGGCGACATCGTGACGGTGTGGGTCGAAGAAGTTGATGAACAGCGGCAGCGCATCGCCTTAACGATGATTGCACCGGCTGAAGCATAA
- a CDS encoding SprT family protein yields MTDLELQQLVATISMRDFHRPFQHRAYFNARLRTTGGRYQLASHDIDINPKMLTDFDEATLIGVIKHELCHYHLHLTKRGYRHRDVEFKRLLAQVGGSRYAPAPKHPATSAYRYIYECQQCGQRYYRKRRMDTQRYSCGRCRGPIKLV; encoded by the coding sequence ATGACTGATTTAGAGTTACAGCAGCTCGTTGCGACCATTTCCATGCGTGATTTTCACCGTCCATTCCAGCACCGCGCTTATTTTAATGCCCGGTTACGAACGACGGGTGGTCGTTATCAGTTGGCCTCGCATGATATTGATATCAATCCGAAGATGCTGACTGATTTTGATGAGGCCACCTTGATTGGCGTCATCAAGCATGAATTGTGTCATTATCATTTACATTTGACTAAGCGGGGTTATCGACATCGTGATGTGGAATTTAAACGGTTACTCGCTCAGGTGGGCGGTTCGCGCTATGCCCCGGCACCTAAGCACCCGGCGACTTCAGCTTACCGGTATATATACGAATGCCAACAGTGTGGGCAGCGTTATTATCGCAAGCGGCGAATGGATACGCAGCGCTATTCTTGTGGCCGCTGCCGGGGACCAATTAAGTTAGTCTGA
- a CDS encoding homoserine dehydrogenase produces the protein METIKIGVVGLGTVGTGVVKMLQAHQEKISEITGRKLELACVVVHNLKKHEQVDLGDVQMTDQIATLLDDPSIQIMVEVMGSIHPAKEYITQALKAGKHVVTANKDLIAQYGRELVQIARENHRDLFYEASVAGGIPILRTIDNSFAADRIQRVMGIVNGTTNYIMTQMLTKHWSYDQALSSAQDLGFAESDPTNDVEGLDAAFKMIILTQFAFGMSLSLDHVQVQGITKISPEDIAEAHQLGYTIKLLGIAEEIDDRIAVSVGPVLVSDQHPLATVQNENNAVMVTGTAVGNTMFYGPGAGELPTANSVLSDITTVAKNIALNTTGNTFNSYRQETVLATPEDVVYPHFIALRMRDVPGMMMKLTAIMTRAEVSFSRIIQNQLGDGNARVVIITHAMNDQQLADITREIGEQENMQLLASYKVLKNA, from the coding sequence ATGGAAACGATTAAAATTGGTGTGGTCGGACTAGGCACAGTCGGGACCGGCGTTGTTAAAATGCTTCAAGCGCATCAGGAAAAGATTTCAGAAATTACCGGTCGTAAGTTGGAACTAGCCTGCGTAGTTGTCCACAACTTGAAAAAGCACGAACAAGTTGATTTGGGGGACGTTCAGATGACCGACCAAATCGCGACCCTGCTTGATGATCCGTCCATTCAAATTATGGTCGAAGTGATGGGGTCGATTCATCCGGCGAAGGAATATATTACGCAAGCCTTGAAAGCTGGCAAACACGTGGTGACGGCCAATAAGGACTTGATTGCGCAATATGGCCGGGAGTTGGTTCAGATTGCGCGTGAAAATCATCGCGACCTGTTCTATGAAGCGAGTGTTGCTGGTGGGATTCCAATCTTACGGACGATTGATAATAGTTTCGCTGCTGACCGGATTCAACGGGTCATGGGAATCGTCAACGGGACCACTAATTACATCATGACGCAGATGCTGACTAAGCATTGGTCGTATGACCAGGCCTTGAGTTCAGCACAAGACTTGGGGTTTGCCGAAAGTGATCCCACTAATGATGTCGAAGGTCTTGATGCGGCGTTCAAGATGATTATCTTAACGCAGTTTGCCTTTGGGATGAGTCTGTCCCTCGACCACGTTCAAGTGCAGGGAATTACAAAAATCAGCCCAGAGGATATCGCGGAAGCTCACCAGCTTGGGTATACGATTAAATTACTCGGGATTGCGGAAGAAATTGATGATCGCATTGCGGTATCGGTGGGTCCCGTGCTCGTCTCTGATCAACACCCACTTGCTACGGTGCAAAATGAAAATAATGCCGTGATGGTGACTGGAACGGCTGTGGGGAACACGATGTTTTACGGTCCCGGCGCTGGGGAACTCCCAACTGCTAACAGTGTGCTGAGTGATATTACAACGGTTGCAAAAAATATTGCGCTGAATACGACTGGCAATACGTTTAACTCTTATCGCCAGGAGACAGTCTTAGCAACACCTGAAGATGTCGTGTATCCTCACTTTATTGCCTTGAGGATGCGGGATGTCCCAGGGATGATGATGAAATTGACAGCAATTATGACGCGCGCAGAAGTTTCGTTCAGCCGGATTATTCAAAACCAATTAGGTGACGGCAACGCGCGTGTTGTGATCATTACCCATGCTATGAATGATCAACAGTTAGCCGACATCACTCGTGAAATCGGTGAGCAAGAGAATATGCAACTATTAGCGAGTTATAAAGTTTTGAAGAATGCGTAG
- a CDS encoding cation-translocating P-type ATPase, whose protein sequence is MSTKPKYQQALPAIYEELGTDEHGLQQTDAAQRLEQYGPNALNQQKTTSLLQKFIAQFKDFMIIVLLVAALIAAFTGEAVDAVIILLVVVLNAIFGVFQESKAEEAINALKEMSAPDATVLRDGQLQTVKSDALVPGDVVSLEAGDIVPADLRLIESASLKVEESALTGESVPVEKQAEMIADGELPIGDRLNMAYMNSNVTYGRATGIVVATGMQTEVGRIAGMIEAADETTTPLQANLTQLGKSLTILILVIAAVVFGIGMLRGQESLINMLLTAISLAVAAIPEGLPAIVTITLALGTQRMAKRHALVRKLPAVETLGSTDIIASDKTGTLTQNKMTVEKLVVNQELVDARATELPLDSHLAQVMILSNDTKIMTDGLAGDPTETALIQYNLDQGYPVDQLLADRPRVTEVPFDSERKLMSTVHPLEDGRFLVAVKGAPDELLKRVTQIESNGDVQPLTKTSRDQILSVNHELATQALRVLAFAYKIITTVPTTVNTETLENDLVFAGMVGMIDPERPEVEQAVVEAKSAGIRPLMITGDHRDTAEAIAVRLGIIDAGEDDAVITGAELDAMSDAEFGKKVGDYSVYARVAPEHKVRIVNAWQKRGKVVAMTGDGVNDAPALKAADIGIGMGITGTEVSKGASDMVLADDNFATIVVAVEEGRKVFANIQKAIQYLLSANLGEVLTLFVMTMLGWQILAPVHILWINLVTDTLPAIALGVEPTEKNIMQHKPRGRNSNFFSGGVFSSIIYQGLLEGGITLLVYWLALTYPVHATASLAHADALTMAFATLGLIQLFHAFNSKSIHESLFTVGLFRNKFFNWAILIAFVMLAMTIVVPGLNGLFHVSHLDAYQWGIVALASLSMVVIVEIVKFFQRRHMRRA, encoded by the coding sequence ATGAGTACAAAACCAAAGTACCAACAAGCGTTACCCGCGATTTATGAGGAATTAGGAACTGATGAACATGGCTTGCAACAAACTGATGCAGCCCAGCGGCTAGAACAATATGGTCCGAATGCGCTAAATCAGCAGAAGACGACCTCATTGCTACAAAAATTCATTGCACAGTTCAAGGATTTCATGATTATTGTCTTACTGGTGGCCGCCTTGATTGCCGCCTTTACTGGGGAAGCCGTTGATGCCGTTATCATCTTATTGGTGGTCGTGCTAAATGCGATTTTTGGGGTCTTCCAAGAATCGAAGGCGGAAGAAGCCATCAACGCGTTGAAGGAAATGTCGGCGCCGGACGCGACCGTTTTACGAGATGGTCAGCTGCAAACGGTCAAGAGTGACGCGTTGGTTCCCGGGGATGTTGTGTCACTAGAGGCTGGGGATATCGTTCCCGCAGATTTACGATTAATTGAGAGTGCGTCATTAAAGGTTGAAGAATCGGCGCTGACGGGTGAATCTGTCCCAGTTGAGAAGCAGGCGGAGATGATTGCCGATGGGGAATTACCAATCGGGGACCGGCTGAACATGGCTTACATGAATAGTAACGTGACGTATGGTCGGGCCACCGGGATCGTAGTGGCGACCGGAATGCAGACTGAAGTTGGTCGAATCGCTGGTATGATTGAAGCGGCCGATGAGACGACCACGCCACTGCAAGCGAACTTGACACAGTTAGGTAAGTCGCTAACAATTTTAATCTTAGTGATTGCTGCCGTGGTATTTGGTATCGGGATGTTACGTGGTCAAGAGAGCCTGATCAACATGCTATTGACGGCAATTTCGTTAGCCGTGGCCGCAATTCCAGAAGGTTTGCCGGCAATCGTCACGATTACGCTAGCGTTAGGAACTCAGCGGATGGCCAAACGCCACGCGCTAGTGCGGAAATTACCCGCGGTTGAGACGCTGGGAAGTACCGATATTATTGCTTCCGATAAGACCGGGACGTTGACGCAAAATAAGATGACCGTTGAAAAGCTGGTCGTTAACCAGGAACTCGTGGATGCACGCGCCACTGAATTGCCACTGGATAGCCATTTAGCCCAAGTGATGATTTTAAGTAATGATACGAAGATCATGACGGATGGGTTAGCAGGTGACCCAACGGAAACGGCGTTGATTCAATATAATTTGGATCAAGGTTACCCAGTTGATCAGTTATTGGCAGACCGCCCCCGAGTGACGGAAGTGCCATTCGATTCAGAACGGAAATTGATGTCAACGGTGCATCCTTTGGAAGACGGCCGCTTCTTAGTAGCCGTTAAGGGAGCGCCCGATGAATTACTCAAACGGGTCACTCAGATTGAAAGTAATGGTGACGTCCAACCGTTAACGAAGACTAGTCGTGATCAGATTTTAAGTGTCAATCATGAGTTGGCAACGCAAGCTTTACGAGTTTTGGCGTTTGCTTACAAGATTATTACTACGGTTCCGACAACCGTCAATACGGAGACGTTAGAAAACGACCTGGTCTTTGCCGGGATGGTCGGCATGATTGATCCGGAACGGCCAGAAGTTGAACAAGCCGTTGTGGAAGCTAAGTCAGCTGGTATTCGACCGCTGATGATCACGGGTGACCACCGGGATACTGCCGAAGCGATTGCCGTACGTCTTGGAATTATCGATGCGGGTGAAGACGATGCTGTGATTACCGGTGCCGAATTAGATGCGATGAGTGATGCAGAATTCGGCAAAAAGGTCGGCGATTACTCAGTCTATGCCCGGGTGGCGCCTGAACACAAAGTTCGAATCGTGAACGCATGGCAAAAGCGTGGTAAGGTCGTTGCTATGACTGGTGATGGGGTCAATGATGCGCCAGCTCTGAAAGCCGCTGATATTGGGATCGGGATGGGTATCACGGGAACGGAAGTATCTAAGGGCGCTAGCGATATGGTTCTAGCCGATGACAACTTCGCCACGATCGTGGTTGCTGTCGAAGAAGGCCGGAAAGTGTTCGCCAATATTCAAAAGGCGATTCAGTACCTCTTATCAGCGAACTTAGGGGAAGTCTTGACGTTGTTCGTGATGACAATGCTCGGTTGGCAGATTTTAGCGCCAGTGCATATCTTATGGATCAACTTAGTGACTGACACCTTACCAGCGATTGCGCTAGGGGTCGAACCGACTGAAAAGAATATCATGCAACATAAACCGCGTGGTCGTAATTCGAACTTCTTCTCAGGTGGGGTCTTCAGTAGCATTATTTACCAAGGGTTACTGGAAGGTGGCATTACGCTGCTAGTGTACTGGTTAGCTTTGACGTATCCAGTTCACGCAACGGCTTCACTAGCCCATGCGGATGCGTTAACAATGGCCTTCGCAACCCTTGGCTTGATTCAGTTGTTCCATGCGTTTAACTCGAAATCAATTCATGAGTCGTTATTCACAGTTGGCCTGTTCCGCAACAAATTCTTCAACTGGGCGATTCTAATTGCGTTTGTGATGCTCGCGATGACGATCGTTGTTCCAGGTCTGAACGGCTTATTCCACGTGAGTCACTTGGATGCTTACCAATGGGGCATCGTGGCCTTAGCTTCCTTATCGATGGTCGTGATTGTTGAAATTGTTAAGTTCTTCCAACGTCGGCACATGCGGCGCGCATAA
- the thrB gene encoding homoserine kinase translates to MLTISVPATSANLGPGFDSIGLALDMQLTLQVLQPSDHWQIDHPFGADVPTDERNLIIKTALHLVPDLHPQHLQMASKIPLARGLGSSSTAIVAGLVLANELTGAPRSSAELLEVATQLEGHPDNVAPALLGGLVVATYTDERVRAVKLPLPTLFASVYVPNEPLLTVASRQALPTELTYHQAITGSSVANTLVAALATQNWDVALPLLEQDQFHEQYRAKLVPALQTVRDHAHALGLTGTYLSGAGPTVITLGDYGQLATLQAQLGQDTTLNGQLFLLPMDATGVKVQKS, encoded by the coding sequence ATGCTAACAATCTCAGTTCCCGCAACTTCCGCCAACCTTGGCCCTGGATTTGACTCAATCGGTCTAGCACTAGATATGCAATTGACGTTACAAGTCTTACAACCTAGTGACCATTGGCAGATTGACCATCCCTTTGGGGCGGATGTGCCGACGGATGAACGCAATTTAATTATTAAAACGGCGTTACATTTGGTACCAGATTTACATCCACAGCATCTACAGATGGCTTCTAAAATTCCATTGGCGCGCGGATTGGGTAGTAGCTCGACGGCCATCGTAGCCGGCTTAGTGCTGGCTAACGAATTGACCGGCGCACCGCGCTCTTCTGCTGAGCTACTGGAAGTTGCTACTCAATTGGAGGGGCACCCAGATAATGTGGCACCGGCTTTGTTAGGTGGTTTGGTCGTGGCGACGTACACTGACGAACGCGTCCGCGCGGTGAAGTTACCGCTACCGACGCTTTTTGCAAGTGTCTACGTACCGAACGAGCCATTATTAACGGTGGCTAGCCGCCAAGCGTTGCCAACTGAATTGACGTATCACCAAGCCATTACTGGCAGTAGTGTGGCTAATACGTTAGTAGCCGCTTTAGCGACTCAAAATTGGGACGTGGCGTTACCGCTGTTGGAACAGGACCAGTTCCATGAACAGTATCGGGCTAAGTTAGTGCCAGCACTACAAACGGTTAGAGACCATGCCCACGCCCTGGGATTAACGGGGACTTATTTGAGTGGTGCTGGGCCGACGGTGATTACGTTGGGTGATTACGGTCAACTCGCTACGTTGCAAGCACAATTAGGCCAAGATACAACACTCAACGGCCAATTATTCCTATTGCCAATGGATGCAACTGGGGTAAAAGTACAAAAATCTTAA